The window GCCTTCGGGAATGGGGGACATGGTGCTACTCCTCGGTTCTCGTTCGGGCGGTGGGTCTCGTTCGGGCAGTGAGTCTCGTTCGGGCGGTCAGAGCGGGCGGACGGACAGGATGTGGACGGGCTCCGTGAAGGCGTCGAGCCGGACGTAGTTGTCCGTGCCCCACGTCCAGCGCTGCCCCGTCACCCGGTCCTTCACCTCGAACTGCGCGCCGACGGGGATGCCGAAGGCGGTCGGGTCGAGGTGGACGATCGTCTCCCGCACCGAGTGCGGGTCGACGTTGGCCACGACGATCACCGCATCCGCCTTGCCGCTCCGGGTGAAGCGGCCGTCGAGGTATTTCGAGTACACGAGGATGCTGTCGTCGTCGCTCCAGTGGATGCTGAGGTTCCGCAGCTGCCGGAGGGCCGGGTGCTCGCTGCGCGCGCTGTTCAGCATGGTCAGGTACCCGGCCAGCGAGCGGCCCTGCGACTGGGCGCGGGCGTAGTCGCGCGGGCGGTACTCGTACTTCTCGTTGTCGATGTATTCCTCGGCTCCCGGACGTGCGACGTTCTCGAAGAGCTCGTAGCCCGAGTAGACGCCCCAGGTGGGCGCCGCTGTCGCCGCGATGGCCGCCCGGATCTTGAAGGCCGGCTGGCCGCCGAACTGCAGGTACTCGGTGAGGATGTCCGGGGTGTTCACGAACAGGTTCGGCCGCAGGTAGTCGGCGGTCTCGTGCGCGAGGGAGTCGAGGAACTCCTCCAGCTCCTCCTTGGTGTTCCGCCACGTGAAGTACGTGTACGACTGCTGGAACCCGGCCTTCGCCAGGGTGCGGAGGAGCGCCGGCCGCGTGAACGCCTCGGCGAGGAAGACCACATCCGGGTCGGTCGCGTTGACCGTGTGGATCAGCCACTCCCAGAAGTGCAGCGGCTTGGTGTGCGGGTTGTCGACGCGGAAGATGCGGACGCCGAGCGACATCCAGTGCCGCACGATGCGCAGCACCTCCTGGCGCAGCCCCTCGTAGTCGTTGTCGAAGTTGATCGGGTAGATGTCCTGGTACTTCTTCGGCGGATTCTCCGCGTAGGCGATCGTGCCGTCCGGGAGGGTGGTGAACCACTCCGGGTGCGTCGTCACCCACGGGTGGTCGGGCGACGCCTGCAGAGCGAGGTCGAGGGCCACCTCGAGACCGGCCTGCTTCGCCTTGCCGAGGAAGAACGTGAAGTCCTTCTCCGTGCCGAGGTCCGGGTGGATGGCGTCGTGGCCGCCCTCGGCGCTGCCGATGGCCCACGGCGAGCCGGGGTCGTTCTCGCCGGCGTCGAGCGTGTTGTTCGGACCCTTGCGGAAGGTGCGGCCGATCGGGTGGATCGGGGGCAGGTAGACGACGTCGAAGCCCATCGCCGCGATCTCCGGGAGGCGCTTGGCCGCGGTGCGGAACGTGCCGGACTGCCACGACCCGTCGGGCAGCTTCTTGGCGCCCTCGGAGCGCGGGAAGAACTCGTACCAGCTGCCCACACCGGCGCGGGTGCGCTCGACCTGGATGGCCCGGGTGGGCGACAGCGACGGCAGGCTGACCACGGGACGCTCGGTGAGCACCTGCTGGATGCGCGCATCCACCGACGCCTGGAACCGCTCGTCGACCGTCCGCTTCTCGTCCGCGACGACCTTGGCGGCCTCGGAGAGGTGACGCCGCTCTGCGGTGCTGCGGCGCTTGTCCTTGGAGGCGGTCGCGAGCAGGTCGTGACCCATCCGCAGCATCAGGTCGACGTCGATCCCGGCGGGCACCTTGACCTCGGCGTTGTGCCGCCAGGTGGCGTACTCGTCGGCGTACGCCTGCACGCGGTAGCGCCAGAGCCCCGTCTGCTCGAGCTGGACCTCCACCTCCCAGCGGTCCGTGCCGGGGGTGAGCGGACGCATGTGGTGCTCGGTCTGCCGGCCGGAGGGGTCGAGCAGCAGGAGGTCCACGCCGATCTTGTCGTGCCCCTCGCGGAAGGCGGTCGCACGGAACGGGATCACCTCCCCGCTGAACGCCGTCGCCGCCCACAGCCCCTCGTCGACCTGGGGCGAGAGCTCCAGGATCGGGATGCGGGGGAGCAGGGGCTCGTACGGCTCGCTCTCGCTGGGCGCCGCGGCGGCAGGCGGCTGGGCCACCGGTGCCGGCGGGGTCGCCTGCTTGCCCCGTGACTTCGTGCCCGCCGCAGGCGTCACGGCCTGGGGGGATGTCGCCGTGGCCGCCTCGGGCGCGGCGGCTGCTGACCTGGTCGCTGCGTTCTTCACCACGCTCCCGAACGTACACTCATTAACCCGCGCGTCATGAGGCTCGTTTACAGTGGACCGAGTGAAGGCCATCCGTCGATTTACCGTCCGAGCCGTCCTCCCTGAAAACCTCTCCGCATTGGAGGAGATCGCCGGCAACCTCCGCTGGTCCTGGCATGAGCCCACCAAGGAGCTGTTCGCCCGCATCTCGCCCGAACTGTGGCAGCAGGTCAAGCACGATCCGATCGCGCTCCTGGGCGCCGTCGAGCCGTCGCGGCTCGCCGAGCTCGCCGCGGATCCCGGATACGTCGAGTGGGCGAACCACATCCGCGACGACCTGCACTCGTACCTCAGCGAGCCGCGCTGGTACCAGTCGCTCGGCGACGGCGCGCCGCAGACCATCGCCTACTTCTCGCCCGAGTTCGGCATCGCGGCGACCCTGCCGCAGTACTCCGGCGGTCTCGGCATCCTCGCCGGCGACCACCTCAAGGCGGCGAGCGACCTCGGCGTCCCGCTGGTCGCCGCCGGTCTGTTCTACCGCTCCGGCTACTTCTCGCAGGCGATCACGCCCGACGGCTGGCAGCTGGAGAGCTACCCGGTCCTCGACCCGGACGGGCTGCCGCTGAGCGTCCTCCGGAACCCGGACGGCACGCCCGTGCAGGTCTCGCTCGCGCTCCCGGACGGCGTGCTGCATGCCCGCATCTGGCAGGCCGCGGTCGGCCGCGTCAAGCTGCTCCTGCTCGACACCGACATCCCGGACAACGAGGAGCGTCTGCGCTCGGTCACCGACCGGCTGTACGGCGGCGGCGGCGAGCACCGCCTCCTCCAGGAGCTGCTGCTCGGCATCGGCGGCGTCCGCGCGGTCAAGGCGTGGACCGACCTCACCGGCGCCCCGGAGGCGGAGGTGTTCCACACCAACGAGGGGCACGCCGGGTTCCTGGGCCTCGAGCGCATCTCCGACCTGATCGGCGAGGGCCTGACCTTCGACCAGGCGCTGCAGGTGGTGCGGGCGGGAACGGTGTTCACGACGCACACGCCGGTGCCCGCGGGCATCGACCGGTTCGACCGGTCGCTGGTCCAGCGGTACTTCTCGACCTCGCTGCTGCCGGGCGTGACGCCCGACCAGGTGCTCCCGCTCGGCGCGGAGGACTACCCGGGCGGGTCGCCGGACGTCTTCAACATGGCGGTGATGGGACTGCGGCTGGGCCAGCACGCGAACGGCGTGTCGAAGCTCCACGGCGACGTCTCCCGGCACATGTTCAACGGGCTGTACCCGGGATTCGACCCGCAGGAGGTGCCGATCGACTCCGTCACCAACGGCGTCCACGCGCCCACCTGGACCGACCCGATGCTGCGCGCGCTCGCGCTCGAGCGGCTCGGCACCGAGGACACCACGCACGCCGACTGGGCGAACTCGTCGGCGGTGACCGACATCGACCTGTGGGGCGTCCGCAACCGGATGCGCGAGCAGCTGGTGCAGGATGCGCGGCGCCGGCTCGCCGCGGCCTGGGAGGAGCAGAACCCGGGCGGGATCGCGCCGGCGTGGATGAGCGACCTGCTCGACCCGAACGTCCTCACCATCGGCTTCGCGCGGCGCGTGCCCACCTACAAGCGGCTCACGCTGATGCTGCACGACCCGGAGCGGCTGCGGAGGATCCTCACCAACCCCGCGCGTCCCGTGCAGTTCGTGATCGCGGGCAAGTCGCATCCCGCCGACGACGAGGGCAAGCGCCTCATCCAGAAGCTGGTGCAGTTCGCCTCGGAGGCCGACATCCGCGAGCGGATGGTGTTCCTCCCGGACTACGACATCGGCATGGCGCAGCTGCTCTACCCGGGCACGGACGTCTGGCTGAACAACCCGCTGCGGCCGCTCGAAGCCTGCGGCACGTCGGGCATGAAGGCGGCGCTCAACGGGGCGCTCAACCTGTCGATTCTCGACGGCTGGTGGAACGAGTTCTACGACGGCGAGAACGGCTGGGCGATCCCGTCCGCCGACGCGGCCGGCGACGGCGCGGAGCGCGACGCGCTCGAGGCCGAGGCGATGTACGACCTGATCGAGCACCAGATCGCGCCGCGGTTCTACGACCGCGACGGCGACGGTGTGCCGACCGCCTGGGTGTCGCGCATCCGTCACACGCTGTCGACCCTGTCGTCGCCGCTGTCCGCCGAGCGGATGGTGCGCGAGTACGTCGAGCGGCTCTACCTGCCCGCGGCCGGCTACGAGAACCGGCTCACCGAGAACGACTTCGCCGACGCCCGGTCGCTGGCCGACTGGAAGCAGCGCGTGGAGGCGGCGTGGCCGGGAGTCGCCGTCGCCCACGTCGACGCGGGCGGGGTGGATGCGGTGCCGCAGGTGGGAGACGAGCTGCACGTCCGCGCCCTCGTCAACCTCAACGGGCTGGAGCCCGGCGACGTCGAGGTGCAGGTCGTCTACGGCCGCAGCCAGGACGGCGACGAGCTGGTCGACGTGCACCGCCAGGCCCTCACCGTCGATGACAGCGTGCCGGGCACCCACGACGCGTCCGTGCCGCACGAGTTCGTCGGCACGGTCCGTCTCGGCTGGGCCGGTTCGTTCGGCTACACGGTCCGCGTGGTCCCGGTCAACGACCTCCTGCTCACTCCCGCCGAACTCGGCCTCGTCGCCGCCGCCTCCTGACCCCCGCCCCCGCCCCTCCGTCGAGTACACGAAAAGTGCACGCTGAACCGGCGTGTCGCGTGCACTTTTCGTGTACTCGACGGAGGCGCGTCGGGGTGCGGGGTCAGCGGGTCAGGCGGACGGTGGGGAGGGTGGCGGAGCCGGCGGGGTGGGAGGACGTCGCGCCGTCCCGGGTGAAGCCGTTGCGGCGGTAGAAGGCCTCGGCGCGGGGGTTGCCGTCGAGCACCCAGAGGTAGGCGGGCGCGTCGCCGATGGCGGCGTCGAGCAGCTGCTGACCGGCTCCCGTGCCGTAGGCCTTCGCCAGGATGTAGATGCCCTCGAGTTCGCGGGGGCGCGGCGGGTCGTCGTCGCGGCCGGAGCCGGCGGTCGCCCAGCCGATCACCTCGCCGTCGCGTTCGGCCACGAAGGCGTC is drawn from Leifsonia shinshuensis and contains these coding sequences:
- a CDS encoding GNAT family N-acetyltransferase gives rise to the protein MTAPAAVTVRRATVADAHAIAVVHIGAWREAYAGHMPAEFLARMDVEQSARNWTAILQRGDTDAFVAERDGEVIGWATAGSGRDDDPPRPRELEGIYILAKAYGTGAGQQLLDAAIGDAPAYLWVLDGNPRAEAFYRRNGFTRDGATSSHPAGSATLPTVRLTR
- a CDS encoding alpha-1,4-glucan--maltose-1-phosphate maltosyltransferase, with translation MPILELSPQVDEGLWAATAFSGEVIPFRATAFREGHDKIGVDLLLLDPSGRQTEHHMRPLTPGTDRWEVEVQLEQTGLWRYRVQAYADEYATWRHNAEVKVPAGIDVDLMLRMGHDLLATASKDKRRSTAERRHLSEAAKVVADEKRTVDERFQASVDARIQQVLTERPVVSLPSLSPTRAIQVERTRAGVGSWYEFFPRSEGAKKLPDGSWQSGTFRTAAKRLPEIAAMGFDVVYLPPIHPIGRTFRKGPNNTLDAGENDPGSPWAIGSAEGGHDAIHPDLGTEKDFTFFLGKAKQAGLEVALDLALQASPDHPWVTTHPEWFTTLPDGTIAYAENPPKKYQDIYPINFDNDYEGLRQEVLRIVRHWMSLGVRIFRVDNPHTKPLHFWEWLIHTVNATDPDVVFLAEAFTRPALLRTLAKAGFQQSYTYFTWRNTKEELEEFLDSLAHETADYLRPNLFVNTPDILTEYLQFGGQPAFKIRAAIAATAAPTWGVYSGYELFENVARPGAEEYIDNEKYEYRPRDYARAQSQGRSLAGYLTMLNSARSEHPALRQLRNLSIHWSDDDSILVYSKYLDGRFTRSGKADAVIVVANVDPHSVRETIVHLDPTAFGIPVGAQFEVKDRVTGQRWTWGTDNYVRLDAFTEPVHILSVRPL
- the glgP gene encoding alpha-glucan family phosphorylase produces the protein MKAIRRFTVRAVLPENLSALEEIAGNLRWSWHEPTKELFARISPELWQQVKHDPIALLGAVEPSRLAELAADPGYVEWANHIRDDLHSYLSEPRWYQSLGDGAPQTIAYFSPEFGIAATLPQYSGGLGILAGDHLKAASDLGVPLVAAGLFYRSGYFSQAITPDGWQLESYPVLDPDGLPLSVLRNPDGTPVQVSLALPDGVLHARIWQAAVGRVKLLLLDTDIPDNEERLRSVTDRLYGGGGEHRLLQELLLGIGGVRAVKAWTDLTGAPEAEVFHTNEGHAGFLGLERISDLIGEGLTFDQALQVVRAGTVFTTHTPVPAGIDRFDRSLVQRYFSTSLLPGVTPDQVLPLGAEDYPGGSPDVFNMAVMGLRLGQHANGVSKLHGDVSRHMFNGLYPGFDPQEVPIDSVTNGVHAPTWTDPMLRALALERLGTEDTTHADWANSSAVTDIDLWGVRNRMREQLVQDARRRLAAAWEEQNPGGIAPAWMSDLLDPNVLTIGFARRVPTYKRLTLMLHDPERLRRILTNPARPVQFVIAGKSHPADDEGKRLIQKLVQFASEADIRERMVFLPDYDIGMAQLLYPGTDVWLNNPLRPLEACGTSGMKAALNGALNLSILDGWWNEFYDGENGWAIPSADAAGDGAERDALEAEAMYDLIEHQIAPRFYDRDGDGVPTAWVSRIRHTLSTLSSPLSAERMVREYVERLYLPAAGYENRLTENDFADARSLADWKQRVEAAWPGVAVAHVDAGGVDAVPQVGDELHVRALVNLNGLEPGDVEVQVVYGRSQDGDELVDVHRQALTVDDSVPGTHDASVPHEFVGTVRLGWAGSFGYTVRVVPVNDLLLTPAELGLVAAAS